In the Streptomyces fradiae ATCC 10745 = DSM 40063 genome, GCACGTCCGCGCCGTCGCAGAGCTGGGAACCACCCAAGTGACGGACGAGGACGCGGCAGCACTGGGCCTCACGGTGGATACGCCTGCCTTCCTACTCATGCGGACACGCCTCGACGACCACGGCACACCCACTGAGACGGCTGACCTAGTGCTACCCATGGATCGGTGGCTAGTCAGAATCTCGCCAGGGGCATGACGCGTGTGGCGAGCATGCATCGATCAGATTCGAACATGCAACCCGCTTGCGTAACTATCTATCGCGCGTTTGACGCATGACATCGCGGGCAGCCGACCCTGTTGCGCACACCTGCGGCCCCTTGCCGTGACGTGCAGCATCGGAGCAGGTGGGCGGCTCGACGCCCTCGGCCGCCACCCCCTTGGGGCAGTCGACGGGCGCCCGCGACTACAATCGAACGCATGTCCGAGCTGCCACCCGACCTACCCCGTCTCGAGGTGCTGCGCACGTGGCTGCAGCTCACCCTCGCGCAGGTCGACGCGCGGATCACCCAGCTCCGTGCCGAGCAGGCCGCCCGGCAGCGCGCCGTCCCGGCGCCCGAGCCGGACTACCGGATCCAGCGCGGCCTCGACGCCGGCCGCACCCCCGTCAAAGTCCACCTCGGCGACTGCGGCCTCGCCCGCAAAGCGCCGGGCGTCTCGGAGGCGACAGCCCGGCAGGCGCTGGCGGAGGGTGTCGCGGCGTGCGAGGTGTGCAGGCCGGACACGGAGCTCGGCATCCTCGACGCGGGGTAGCGCTGGCGTGCTGCTGGCTAGGGCGAGGCGTGAGGGGCTTCGGAGGGTTGAGGGAACGTTCTTCGCCTCCCCCTCTTGAAACTATGCCGTACATACGGCATAGTTAGGGGTGTCGAGAGGGAGAGGAGCCCACGATGAACACCACCACCGCCGCCACCCAGGCCAAGGTCACCGTCGCCACCATCCGCACCTGGTGCCGCATCGGCGCCGTCGCCGCCGCCAAGGTCGCCGGCAAGTGGGTCATCGACACCGCCTCCCTCGCCCGCCGCATCGAGATCGGCGCCCGCCGCAAGGCCCGCAAGGCCCAGCAGGTCGCCCTCACCATCGAGACGATGACCGCGATCGGCGGCCGGCGCTGGCAGAAGAACGGCATGGACCGCGTCTACCTCAACGCATTCGAGACCGTCCCGGGACTGGAGCTGGACCACTACAAGTCCGGCAGCATCTCCGGCGCCTGGCTGGACGACGAGAAGGTCTCCAACGCCGAGGGCGGCCGGCTCGCCACGGCCGTTGACAAGGTCTACTTCGACGCCGCCGACGGCAAGGTCCACATCAAGTGGGGCTGGGGCACCCCCCGCTCCCTCGACCGCGACGAGATCGCCACGAGGATCTTCGCTGCCCTCCGTACCGCCGTCGCCGCCCTCTAACCCACCCGAAAGGACCCCACCATGACCACCACGACCACCTACGGCACCTGGTGCAACCGCGTCGCCCCCTACAGCACCAGCCCCGACGCCGACGTCATCGACTACATCAACGGCGGCGACGACGACTGGCGCCAGCTGATCCAGGACACCGGCGCGCTGGAGCAGATGCAGCGCGAGTACCGCGACGCGATCAACGAGGCCCTCCCGCCGAGCGTCTCCCTGTGCGGGGACGAGTTCATCGGCCCCGCCTACCCGGCCGACGACGAGTTCGACGGCTACCCCACCGACGAGGACGGCTACCTCGACTTCAAGGCGATGGTCGAGGACATCGACCTCGGACCGATCGTGGACCGCAACGACCCGCTCACCCTGGAATCCGTCGGCCGGTACGAGATGAAGTCCAGCGCGAAGGACCCGGCGAAGGCCGCCTCCAAGGCCATGTCCCGCCTCGGGGTCAAGCCCATGATCTACCTGAAGGACCCGGGCACCGGCCGGCCGCGGGCCTACTTCCGGGCCGGTGACGTCCGCGAGGCGCTCGCCGCCCGCCCCGGAAAGGGCGTCGGCGGCGGCCGACCGCCCAAGGACACCCCCACCGTCTGAAACACCCCACCCCCGCTCGCCCCCGACCCTCTACGGTCGGGGGCGACGCCGTACCGCAACCCGGAGGACCCCTGTGGGAAAGCCGCTCCTGACCGCCCGGCAGTTGCCGGAGATCCGCGCCGAACTCGCCCAGTGGCTCGACGACGACAGCCCCCACGGCGGGCCCGCGACCTGGGCACGCGGGTTCGACCCGGCCACCGCCGCCAGCGAACGGGCCGCCGCCCACCACTGGGCGACCGCGCTGCGCGCCGCCGAGCTGTTCTGCGTCTCCACCGACATGACCCGCCTGGCCGTCTCCGCCGGCCTGGCCCTGCCCGCCTACCGCCTCCACGCCGAGGATCTGCCCGCCCCGCACGGCCTGCTGCTGTGGGAGGAGCCGGTCACCGGCACCTACGAGAGCGACGAGACCACCGGCTGCCCGATCGTCGCCGTCACCTGGGCCGTCCACGGCGGCGCCGTCCACGTCCGGACCTGGGCGGGACGGGAGGACTGGCTGGCGTTCATGGCCCAGGGCAACCCCGACGGTGGAGTGAGGCAGCTGACCGGCGAGGAGGTACGCCTGCTGCGGATGCGTCACCCCCAGGCCCTGGTGTGCATGGCCTCGTCGCAGCTTCCGTTCGGCCATGTCCCGGGCTGGCTGGCCACCACCCCCGAGGACACCAGCACCATGACGATGGCCGAGCTGGAGGACCACACGCGTTCCTCCGACCGGCAGGAGCAGGCGGAACGGGCGCTGGTGGTCACGTGGCTGCTGATGGGCCAGACCCTGATCCGGGAGGAACGCCAGGAGGCGCCCCGCTCCGCGGTCCGGCACATCCGCCGCCTCGACCCCGGCCTGTTGACCGCGGTCCGGTACGTGCAGCTACGGCATCGGGGTGTGCCGCGGCAGGACGACGGGCCGGGCGAGGACGCCGGCCGCGGCTACCGGCACCGGTGGATCGTGCGCGGGCACTGGCGGCAGCACTGGTACCCCTCGCGCGGCGCGCACCGGCCGATCTGGATCGACAGCCACGTCAAGGGCCCGGACGGGGCGCCCCTCCTCGATCCGGGCAAGCTGGTGCACGTCCTGCGGCGGTGAACACCGGGCGCCGGGCCCGCCCGTTCGCCGTACACCGGGCGGGCCAGCAGGGGGCTTCGTTGTCTGTGCGGACGCGCGCCGTCCCTCCCGTGGGGAGGCCGGGAGGGATGGCGCGGCCCCGCCCGCGCGGCAGCACGAGGGCGGGGCCGAAGGGTCGCCCACCAAGGGGGTCGGTGGGGGCGGCGCCACACCCGAATCATGCACCCGATCCAGCCGCGAAGGTAGAGGCGTGGCCGGAATCGTTCCACCCTCCCGCCGCAGCGGCGCACAACGTTCCCTTATCGCCTACGCCACCGCGGCTGGCCGCCCTGTGGGGTGCTGATGTCGCGGTATCGGGGCCCCTTGTTCAGTTCACGTCGCTCGGCCACGAGCTCGGCATACAGCTCAAGGGCATGCCGTTGTGCCTGCTCGTGGCTCTCGGCGATATCCGTGAACCAGGTCTTTCCCGTCCCCATCTGGCTCCACAGCTCGGTGGACCAGTAGGGCTCGAGCACCGCGTCAGACGGGGTGTACCGCAGCTCGCCGATCTTCTCGTCTTCCTCGTACAGGTCGTAGCAGTGGGGCTCACCAGTGGGACGGAAGTCCATAGTCATTCCGTTTCCCCCTCAGGTCGGAGCCGTTCGGCGAGCCGGGCGGCGAGTGCGTAGGCGGGGTGGTTGTCGAGCTGGCGGCGGCGCCGGTTGTACCGCTGGGTGGTGCGCGGGTCGGAGTGGGAGACGGCGTCCTGGACGTCCTGGAGTGGGACGCCGTTGGCGAGGTTGTCGGTGATGAACTGGTGCCGCAGCGTGTGGGGCTTGATGGTGGCGGCCTGGGGGATGCCGGCGCGGCGGGCGAGGACGCGGAGATGCTTCCAGACTTCCGGCTGGGTCCAGCGCCGCCCGGCCTCGGTGGTGAAGAGGGGGCCGTCCTGGCGGTCGCCGAGGTAGGCGAGGAGCGCGTCGAGGGCGAGCGGCGGGACGGGCGCGGGTCGCTTCTTGCCGCCCTTCTGGGTGAGGGGCAGGGTGCGATGACCGCGGTCGTAGCCCAGCTGGTTGGCATTGAGGGAGAGGAGTTCATCGACGCGAGCACCGGTGAGGTAGAGGAGCGTGACGAGGGCGTTGGAGCGGGGCGCCCAGCCGCGCGCGGTCTCGATGAGCCGCATCGTCTCTTGCTCGGTCATGCCTTCGGTGGGCGAGTAGTCGGGGTCGACGTAGGGCCGGTTGACGCCGGCGAACGGGTCGGAGTCGACGGCGCCGAGCCGGGCGGCGTAGGTGTAGAAGCTCCCGGCCGCGGCGAGGGCTTGGGCCTGCGTGGTCTCGGCTGGCGGCCGTCCGTTGCGGGTGAGGGTCTTGGCGAGGTGCTTGGCGTAGGCGTCGGCGAGCGGCAGCTTGGCCTGGAGCGGGTGGATGCCGGTGGATCGGGCGTACTCCTCCCACGCCCTGAACGTCCGGACGTAGGCGCGCCGGGTGTGGCGGGACTTCTGGCGGGCGATCCATCCTCCGGCGATGGTGGGGAGCGGGTCGCGGTCGCCGTAGACGTCGGTGAGGTGGTCGGCGAGTTGGCGGGCTTCGTCCGGCCAGTCGTCGCGGGGGTCGTGCCGGTCGGTCGACAGCTCCGCCGACGGGCGTGGAACGAGGGCGGTCACCGCTGGGCGGCCTGAATTTCGTCAGCGGTAACGGTCTCGAAGTGCCACCACCGGCCGCCCTCCCACTGCATGATCTTCGCGGTGGTGGCGTCGCCACCACCGAGCTTCTCTCGCAGGAACGAGTACGCCTTGGTCTCGCTGGTGTGCGCGGTCTCGCTGGCCGATCGAATCAGGTCGGCAGGGCCACCGCTGAGGATCACGCGCCACGGCTTGCTGGGCTTGGCAGTCATGAAGACCATCCTCCTTGTATGGGATAACTGTCATTATCAACCATAGAGTTGCCCTACGTCCTGGGAATACGCAGACACGACGAAGCGCCCCACCGCATCTGCGGTGGGGCGCTGCTACTTCTCCCTCTTGCCGTGCTTGATCCAGGCGGCGATGGTGGCGACGGTGGTCTGGTCGAGCTGGGCGAGGCGCTGCACAGCATCCTGGTCGGCGGCCGTCGCGGGGATGCCCGCCTCCAGCAGGGCGCCGTCGAGCGCGAGCGTGTTCAAGGCCGCTTGCGCCGGGCTGGCCGACGCGGGCGCGGTGCCCGGCCTCGCAGCCGCGGATGGGGCCGGTGAACCGGGCGGCCGGCTGGGCGGCGGCTGCCACCCCAGCTCTACCTGTGTGCCGAGGTCCGCCAGACCAGGGTCGATGCGCTGCTCTGCGGGACGTTCCATCACACCCCCGTCCGGTTGTACTCGTCGACCAGCGGGTGCGGGTCCGGCGGTGCGCCGACTGGCTGGCGGGCCCACCGATACAGCTCGTCCACGGTCCAGGAGAACGCCCGCACCACGGACTCGAGCCGCAGCACCCTCCCCCGTAGTTGCCCGTTCTCCTCGTCCACGCGCCGCACCGTGGCCTCCAGCACGGCGAGGTTCGCCTGCTGCTGGGCCGGTGCGGCATTGGCGCGGGCGGCGGCCTCCGTCGCCGCAGCGGTGGCTTTGGCGGCGTCACGGGTGGACTTGGCGACGAACCAGCCGCCCCCTCCGAGCACGCTGCCGGCCGCGGTGATGATGGCCGCCCATTCGGCAATAGTCATGCGCCCTTGCCTCTCCGGGCAGGCCGCGCTGGAGGCACCGAGTACTCGGGCACCGTGGCCGCCCACATGATGACTCCCACGTGGGAGGTCAGGTACCAGATGGCGACCCACAGGCCACGCGAGTAGTCGCCGACGATGACGGCCGCCAGGTAGGCCACGGCCCACACGGTGGGTGGGATGAGGGCGGCGATGAATCCGATGCGGTCGCGGCCGATGCGGAGGAACGCGCTGGCGATGGTGACGAGTCCTGCCGTGATCCAGAGCCATGACCACTGCCGCAGTCCGCACATGCTGGTGAGGAGCTGTAGGCCGGTGGGCTCGGGCGGGTCGACGAGGAATGAGACGCCCCAGCACGTCTTGCCGATGCCGAGGATGAGGAGGAAGACGCCGCGGCGCCCCAGCAGCTTGAGTGCCCACCGGGACGCACGGCAGGTCATCACACCCCCGTGAGGGTGTGGGTGCGGCTGGCTGGGGCGACCTGGCCGCGGGTGATGAGGCCGAGCACCGCGAGCACGACCGCGTTGAGGGCGCCGACTGTCTCGGCGGTCACCTCGAGCCCGTAGGCGGCGAGGAGGGCGACGCCTGCGGCGACGAGTCCGGTGAACGCGCTGGGGGCGATGGGCCGGGTGACGGCGGCGGTGATCGCGGCGAACGCAGCCGAGATGGCGGCGACGATGGCGCCGGCCTGCTCGGCGGACATGCCGAACCCGAACGACACGAGGAGAGAGAGAGCGGCGCTGATGGTGGCGATGATGAGCGCCGGCTCGCGGCCGAAGATCTTCATGGATGATCACGCTTCCTGGGTGCCGGTGATGTCGACGTCGACGCGGATGACGGCGTCTCGGATGGCCTGCTGGACGGCGGCGACGACGGTGTCGGTGTCGACGTCGTCGCCGAGCTGTGCGGCGATGGCCTGGATGGCTGCGGTCTGCGCGGTGACCTGCTGGCGGAGGGCCTCGACGGTGCGGTTGGTGCTGCGCAGGATCTCGTAGGCGTCCCGCGTCTCGATCTTGGTGTTCTTGTAGGCCCAGACGTCGACTGCGGCCATGTCGTCCTCCTTGGGGGCTGTGCTGGTCTGGCCGGTGGCCCGGGCGACGATGCCGGGGAAGACGACCTCGCGGAACTGGCGGACGCGGGCATCGCCAGGGCATGCGGTGCCCGAGACAGCCCACTGGGAGTGGAGTCGGTGGTAGCCGTAGCCGGGGTCGTCGTGGGTGCGGCAGATCCGCAGCGGGAGCTTGTGCTGCTGGTGGAGCCACACGCCGAGCCGGATCAGCTGCTCGACCTGCTGTGCGGTCCACGGGTCGCTCGCGGCAGTGTTGGACGCGGTCTCGATGGACACGGCGCCGGTGCCGTCCGGCCGCCGGTTTGCTGCCGCGTTGGCGTCGGCGCGGGTCTCGGTGCCGATGTACTGGGCCAGGTCGCCGTCGTACCCGAGCCCGAAGTGCGACTCGAGGTTCGTCGAGTCGCGCCAGTACTCGTAGGTGCGGCGCGGCGACCAGGGGGCGACGATCGAGTGGACGATGAACTGCGTAGGCCGGATTGTTGGCTGTGCGTCCGACTCCGGTTGGAGCTCCATGCGCTGGGCTCCGGGGTACCAGGCCACGGCCGCCTCCGATCAGGGGTTCTTGACGATGACGTTGGCGGCGCCGGACTCGGCCCAGTCGAGGTCGGCCGGCACCGAGTGGCGGCCGATGGCGTAGGACTCGGGCGGGTGCCAGGCGCCGTAGCAGCGGCAGGCGGCCTTGGCCATCTGGCGGGCGGTCGCCGCGTAGGTGCCCGCGTCGTACTGGACGGCGCCAGCGACGGTGCCGATCTGGGAGCGGCGCACGACCCAGCGGGCGTCGGTGACCCGCCCGGCCAGCTTCAGGTTCCGCAGTGCGGTGCCGAGCGCGGCGTGGGTGGGGTCCGGGTCGGTCCAGTGCGTCGTGTAGTGGCCGGCTCCGGGGTGGAGCGCCTCGTGCTGGAGGATGAGCCGCTCGGCGTCGGCGACGGTGATGGTGGAGGACCGCTGCCCGACGCGTAGGTGGACCCGTTCGCGCGGCACGCCGAGCTGGACGGCGGCCTGGAGGAGTTCCCGGTCGCGGGCCTCGGCGAACGCGGTGTAGTCCAGCGGAGCCGGTATGCCCTCCCGCTGCGGGTAGTGGCTGCCGCCCCACCAGCCGTTCGACTCGATGCCGTTGAGGGCGTGCCGGATCGTGCTGGTGGACCCGTCCGAGCCGAGCACGATGTGGACCTCGCGGCCGACGAGGGCATGGTGGGCGAGGATCTGCCCGGCCCACAGGGACTCGTCGTCCTGGTGCGGGGTGTAGAAGAACAGCGCGCGGCCGGTGGCCAGGGGTACGGGGTCAGACAAGAGTGCTCCAGAGCATGAGAAAAGCCCCGGCCAGGCGGCTCGGGGCGTCGTAGACGGGGCAGGTCAGGTGCCGATGGCCCACCAGAAGAGTTGGATGTTGTCCCAGGTGGCGAGGGCGCCGTCCTGCCCGGACTGCAGGAACGGCCGGAACGTCGTCAGGGTGACGTCACCAGGCTTCGATGTCCATCGGGACGCTGCACCGGCGGTTGAGTGGATCTCCACTCCAACGATCGGGTTGGTGGAGTAAGGGATCGGGAAGGTCACCAAGTTCCCGAGGTGCTGGTCTTTGTTGGTGAAGCTCACGTTGACGCTGCCGTACTGCAGGAGCGGCGCGACGAGCCGCCAGGTGGAGCCTGTGTAGGTGTAGATGAGGTTGGTGTCGGCGAGGTAGGAGAGCATGCCCTCGACGGGGGCGCCCTCGCCGGCGAGGGCCGCTGTGCGGGCGGCGGCGGACGCGAAGCGCAGCACGGACCGGCTGGCGATGCCGTTGGCGATGTTCTTGGCCAGCGTCTCGGCGTCGGGCTTGTCGGTGAGGGACGAGATGCTGACGCCCTGGCCGTATGAGTCGGTGGTGGCCACGCGGCCTCCCCTCTGTCAGGTCAGCCGGTAGCGGCCGAACACGTCGAACTGGGCGTACTTGCTGCCGGTGCCGGGCAGGGCGGCATCGAAGTCCCCGAGGATGATCGTTCCGTCAGGCTGGATGGTCATGACGCCGTAGTAGCCGACCCCGGCAGCGGCAGCGACCTGCACCGTCGCCCTCACGCGGGATGCGGGCCGGGCCTCGGCGGGCAGGGTGGCGACGGTCGTGCCGGCGGCGAGGGAGCCGGACATGGACGCCATGCCGCTGAGGCTGGCGGTGCCGTCGCCGAGGAGCTGGTAGGCGGGCGTGTAGTAGCCGGCCGTCGCGGTCCAGCCGCTGGTGAGTGGAATGCCCGTCCAAGCGCCCGAGCCTGTGCCGAGGGGCCCGTCGCTGATCCAGTTGCCGGTGCTGGACTCGCCGACGCGGACGACCTGTCCCGCGGCGGCGCCGAGGTAGTCGGCGGTGCGGCGGGCGACAATTCCGTCGGTGGTGGTGATGGTGCCGTCCGTGCTGACGCTCGCCACCGTGGCGAGGCGCCAGTTCGCCCCGCGGATTGCCGGCTCCGCCGTCCCGGCATGGACGGCCTGCCCGCGGACCGCGTCGGCGAGTTGCCGGGCGAGCGACGTCATGTGCCCTCCTTCGCGGCGATCGTCTGGAGGGTGAACGCGCCGCCGAGGTCGAGGTCGATGGAGAACGACGCGACCTGGTGCAGCTCGGCGGTGCCGTCCGGGTAGACGACGCGCAGCACGTCACCGGTCTCCAGGGCCGGGTTGGCGAGCGCAGTGAGGTCTGCGGAGGCGTTGGGTGCGATGCCGGCCCGGAGCTTGAGCTGCCCGGCGAGCGTGGCCGCGGCGAGCGTGGTGATCGTCGGTGAGGAGTAGAAGCCCGGCCGGTGGCCGAATGGGCCAGACCAGTAGGTGGGTGATGTCGGGTCGGTGTCGACGACGAGGGCGCTGACCGGCGCAACGTTCGTCTCCGTGTTCTCCCCCCTGATCAGCCATCCGTTGCGGACGCCGTCGACGGACATGCCGCGGCTGGCCTGGATGTAGGCGCCGCCCTCCCCCGCTGAGATCGTCCACACCGGCAGTGCCGTCGCCAGGTCCGGCAGCGGGGCCATGGCGAACTGGCCGTCCGGGGTGGCGTACACCTCGGCGCCGACCGCGGACGCGACCTCCGCGACCGCTGTCCACGGGTCTCCCTCGACATCCCACGTGCGGGGCCCGATCGGAGCATCCGCCACAGCCGACGAGTCGAGGACGGCGTCGGGGATGGACCGTCGGAGCAGCGTCGTCACCGCGCTGACCGCGGTGCCGGTCGCCCGGTACGGGGCGGTGAACCGATCGTCGGCAACCGCGCACTCGAGCGACTTGCCGCTGATCGTCACAGGCCCTGCGTCGACATCACCGGACACCTCATCCACGCGGAACACACCGAGCGGGACCAGCTCGCGGTCGCCGTTGCCGTAGTCGACGCCGCGGCTGATGTGCAGCCTGGCTCCGTAGATCGCGAGCCTGTCGGTGGGGGTGCGCGGGATCAGGCTGGTGTCGGCGACCTGGACAGTGCAGGTGCGGTGCACGGTGCTGCCCCGGTCCACGCTGACGCTGCCGCCGATGTGCTCGAGCGTCTCCACTCCCCCGTCCGTCCGGAAGAGTTTGACCTCGGTGACAGGGGTGTGGCTCTGGAGGATGGCCTGCAGGAACCGCGGGGAGACCGGATACATCTACAGCCTCCGGTTGAACAGGACGTCCTCCCACGTGGCGTAGGAGGCGAGGACGTCAGCCCAGGTGGCATGCTCGGTGAGGATGTCCTGCCAGGTGCGGGACGCCGAGCCGGCCACCCCGATCGTGGTGGGCATGTCCACCTGCCGCAGCGGCAGCGTCCACGTCCGCCACGGGTCCGTCGCCACCCCGCCGCCGCGGGCCTCGGTGATCTGCCCGACCGCGACGTACATGTCGCTCACGCCATGACCCGGCGCCGCCTGCCACAGCAGGACGTTCCCGGAGTCGAGGAGCCAGTGCAGAGCCTCACGCTCATCGTCCGTGGCGGTGTAGATGACGAGGTCGCCCTCCAGCCCACCGCGCGTATCCGACAGGACGATGCTGTTGCGGCGCCCGCGGACGCGGTGCTCGACCTGCTGGATCGGCCGCTGCCAGTCCGGGCCCCGCGCCACCATGACCCGCGCGTTGCGCTGAGGGTTTCCGGGGTCCTTCAGCCACGCGTACTGCGGATCCCCCGGATCCAGAGTGACCGTGCCGGACTGGCGCGACGCTGACAACACGCCGGAGCCGTTGAGGGCCTCGGCGTAGTAGTAGACCGGCACGCCGAGCGGCGCCTCGTAGTCCTCGATGACCAGGACGTCCGACGTGAGGGTCGTGCCGTCGATGAGGCCGCCGGCGCCGCGGACGAGGGTGCGGGACCCGTCTGGGCCCACCCGCCACACGGTGATCGTGTGCCCGGCGGTCAGCTCCCGCAGCGTCACCGTGACGAAGGCACCGCCGTCGTCGGCGCTGATCTCCACGATGGGCAGCGACTCGAACAGAGCGACCCGGTCGACGCGCAGCACGGACGACGCCGAGGTCGCAGCCAGGGTCCACTCAATCGCCGCCTGCGTTGCCCCCGCGGGTGCCGAGCCGACGACGGTCAGGTACCACCAGTCAGGGGTCGGCACGGCCGAGGCGGGTGTCGAGATGGTGCCGATCTCCGTGTCAGCGGCGTCGTACCAGCGAATCGTCCGCGTCAGCGTCCACCCTCCCGCCGTGACCCTCATCCCGTACTCGCCGGTGAAGGTCTTGCCGGGTGCTCCGTCGCCGAGTGGGAATCTCTGGGAGCGGATGACGCTGGTCGTGGCGGTCGCCGAGGAGATCGCCAGCGCGTAGGAGCCCTCGAGCCCGTCCGTGCCCCACGGGGTGAGCCGGGCCAGGGTTGCCACGCCCGACACCACCGTCCATGCGCCGGTGTCCCGCTCGAACGACGCCTGCGAGTAGGGGACGACGGAGCCTTCGCGCAGCGGGGTGGCTGCGGCGATGACCGCCCCGTCCACCCGCACCACCTGGCCCGCGGACGCGCCGGTGATGCCCGCGGCGAGGACCGCATACGCCGTCCCAGCAGGCGCCACATCGGAGACCCTCTGCCGGTAGTAGCCGGTGCCCGGCGCCGCCAGGTTCGCCCGTGTCGCCTGCAGCTGCACATCCGACGCGTCGTAGAACCGGAGCTCCACCCACGTCGTCGACCCGCTCGTCGGGGGGTTGAGGTACGCGTAGGCCACGTACTCCACGCCCGGCGAGGCGCTCGGCTTCTCCGTCGTGCGGATCGACGCGTTGCCGGCGGCCGTGACCGTCAGGGCAGCCATGTGCCCGCCGCCCAGGTAGAAGTCGACCGACCACTGCAGCATCGGCACCTGCCGGGCCAGCGTCCCGTTCGACTCCACGGTCCAGCCGCTCAGGTCCCGCTCGAGCGACTCGGCGTCGAACGTCAGCAGGTTACCGACCGTCCTGATCGGCAGGCCGAGAAAGAAGTTCTCGAAGTTGCTGACCACCCCGGCCGAGGCCGGGGTCATCGCCGACACCACCACGTGCACGAACGCCGCCCCAGACGGGGCGACGTCCGCGACGCTGATGCGGTGCCACGACGAGGAAGCCGACGACGTGACCACCGACCACGACGTCGATATCGTCGCCCACGACGCATTCAGCCAGCGCAGCCCGATCCGCTCCGGCACCGTCGCACCGCTGGCGTCGCAGAACGCCTGATACTCCGTGCCAGACGTGATCTGGTACGGAGCAGC is a window encoding:
- a CDS encoding peptidoglycan recognition protein family protein; translated protein: MELQPESDAQPTIRPTQFIVHSIVAPWSPRRTYEYWRDSTNLESHFGLGYDGDLAQYIGTETRADANAAANRRPDGTGAVSIETASNTAASDPWTAQQVEQLIRLGVWLHQQHKLPLRICRTHDDPGYGYHRLHSQWAVSGTACPGDARVRQFREVVFPGIVARATGQTSTAPKEDDMAAVDVWAYKNTKIETRDAYEILRSTNRTVEALRQQVTAQTAAIQAIAAQLGDDVDTDTVVAAVQQAIRDAVIRVDVDITGTQEA
- a CDS encoding tyrosine-type recombinase/integrase is translated as MTALVPRPSAELSTDRHDPRDDWPDEARQLADHLTDVYGDRDPLPTIAGGWIARQKSRHTRRAYVRTFRAWEEYARSTGIHPLQAKLPLADAYAKHLAKTLTRNGRPPAETTQAQALAAAGSFYTYAARLGAVDSDPFAGVNRPYVDPDYSPTEGMTEQETMRLIETARGWAPRSNALVTLLYLTGARVDELLSLNANQLGYDRGHRTLPLTQKGGKKRPAPVPPLALDALLAYLGDRQDGPLFTTEAGRRWTQPEVWKHLRVLARRAGIPQAATIKPHTLRHQFITDNLANGVPLQDVQDAVSHSDPRTTQRYNRRRRQLDNHPAYALAARLAERLRPEGETE
- a CDS encoding DUF5047 domain-containing protein, translating into MYPVSPRFLQAILQSHTPVTEVKLFRTDGGVETLEHIGGSVSVDRGSTVHRTCTVQVADTSLIPRTPTDRLAIYGARLHISRGVDYGNGDRELVPLGVFRVDEVSGDVDAGPVTISGKSLECAVADDRFTAPYRATGTAVSAVTTLLRRSIPDAVLDSSAVADAPIGPRTWDVEGDPWTAVAEVASAVGAEVYATPDGQFAMAPLPDLATALPVWTISAGEGGAYIQASRGMSVDGVRNGWLIRGENTETNVAPVSALVVDTDPTSPTYWSGPFGHRPGFYSSPTITTLAAATLAGQLKLRAGIAPNASADLTALANPALETGDVLRVVYPDGTAELHQVASFSIDLDLGGAFTLQTIAAKEGT
- a CDS encoding DUF6233 domain-containing protein gives rise to the protein MSELPPDLPRLEVLRTWLQLTLAQVDARITQLRAEQAARQRAVPAPEPDYRIQRGLDAGRTPVKVHLGDCGLARKAPGVSEATARQALAEGVAACEVCRPDTELGILDAG
- a CDS encoding PIG-L family deacetylase, translating into MSDPVPLATGRALFFYTPHQDDESLWAGQILAHHALVGREVHIVLGSDGSTSTIRHALNGIESNGWWGGSHYPQREGIPAPLDYTAFAEARDRELLQAAVQLGVPRERVHLRVGQRSSTITVADAERLILQHEALHPGAGHYTTHWTDPDPTHAALGTALRNLKLAGRVTDARWVVRRSQIGTVAGAVQYDAGTYAATARQMAKAACRCYGAWHPPESYAIGRHSVPADLDWAESGAANVIVKNP